The DNA window CGTCGAGCAATAACTCTTGATCAGTTGCCGATCCGTTTAGCACAACGCTCTTATTAAGTTTTTCCGATAGGTGTCGAGCGCGGTCGGTAGAGTATTCAATGATCTTGATGTTGTAGTCTTTTTCCAGAGCTTTGGCCAAGCTGAAACCAATATTGCCGCCGCCAGCGATCATCAGGCGGTGATAGGGTTTTTCCAGTCGACGCAGTTCGCTCATCACCTTGCGAATATTCTTTTTCGCCGCGACAAAGAACACCTCATCGCCATCTTCAATAACGGTTTCGCCGGTGGGGAAAATAGCCCCATCTTTACCAAACACTGCGGCCACTCGGGCGTCGGCATCGGGCATATGTTCTTTTAAGAAGCGCAATTGTTGACCCACCAGAGGGCTATCTTTAACTGCACGCAGGCCCACCAACTGAATAGCGCCGTCGGCAAAGTCCAATACTTGCAGCGCACCGGGCTGTTCGATCAGTTTCTGAATGTAGTCTTTGACCACCATCTCAGGGGTGATCATCACATCCACGGGCATATGCTTGTCGTTGAAGAGTTTAGCTTTGTATTTTGGGTTGGTGTAGTTGCGTGAGCGGATGCGGGCGATTTTGGTTGGCGTGTGAAACAGAGAGTAGGCAACCTGACAGGCGATAATGTTAATCTCATCGCTATTGGTTACGGCGACCAGCATATCCGCTTCTTCGATGCCAGCATTGACCAAAACA is part of the SAR92 clade bacterium H455 genome and encodes:
- the trkA gene encoding Trk system potassium transporter TrkA, which gives rise to MKIIIVGAGQVGGTLAEHLAREYNDITVVDINEATLRGLQDRLDIRTVIGTGSHPDVLVNAGIEEADMLVAVTNSDEINIIACQVAYSLFHTPTKIARIRSRNYTNPKYKAKLFNDKHMPVDVMITPEMVVKDYIQKLIEQPGALQVLDFADGAIQLVGLRAVKDSPLVGQQLRFLKEHMPDADARVAAVFGKDGAIFPTGETVIEDGDEVFFVAAKKNIRKVMSELRRLEKPYHRLMIAGGGNIGFSLAKALEKDYNIKIIEYSTDRARHLSEKLNKSVVLNGSATDQELLLDENIDKTDVFLALTNDDEVNIMASLLAKKLGARKVMTLINNPVYADLMQGGVIDIAISPQQATTSSLLSHVRQGDMVCVHSLRRGAAEALEIIVHGDEKSSKVVGRAIGDINSPPGATLAALVRNGEVLIAHHDTIIQTGDHVIVFVVDKANTKAIEKLFSVSFSFF